A genomic window from Silene latifolia isolate original U9 population chromosome 11, ASM4854445v1, whole genome shotgun sequence includes:
- the LOC141611561 gene encoding benzyl alcohol O-benzoyltransferase-like isoform X1, with protein MAATNIITKPSLTFVVRRKAPELVPPAGPTPHEFKELSDIDDQDGLRFQIPVIHFFKNNDSPGGASTRMRDPVRVIKEALGKALVWYYPFAGRLREKEGRKLVVECNGKGIMFIEADADVTLDQFGTVLQPPFPLLEEILFDVPGSAAVLDTPLLLIQVTRLKCGGFILATRLNHTMADAPGLVQFMNAVAELARGADFPSVPPVWERHLFTARDPPHITCVHREYDEIEDTNKTIIPLDDMVHMSFFFGESEIAALRRFVPPHLKRSSTFEVLTACLWRCRTIALQPDPAEMVRIICIVNSRSIFKNPPLPTGFYGNAFAFPVAVSTAGQISGNPVGYALELVKKAKADVTKEYMHSLADLMVLKGRPHFTVVRSFLISDVTRAGFADIDFGWGLPVYGGPAKGGVGAIPGVASFYIPFRNSKGENGIVVPVCLPSYAVERFVKELNGLLAEIPEHPIAESGSSVLISSSL; from the exons ATGGCAGCAACCAACATTATCACAAAACCATCCCTAACCTTCGTGGTGCGGAGAAAGGCCCCAGAGTTGGTTCCTCCGGCAGGGCCCACCCCACATGAGTTCAAGGAACTATCTGACATTGACGACCAAGATGGTCTACGGTTCCAAATACCGGTGATCCACTTCTTCAAGAACAATGATAGTCCTGGCGGTGCCTCAACAAGGATGCGAGACCCAGTCAGGGTGATAAAGGAAGCTCTAGGGAAAGCATTAGTGTGGTATTACCCGTTTGCCGGGCGACTGAGGGAGAAGGAAGGGAGGAAGTTGGTTGTGGAGTGTAACGGAAAAGGAATTATGTTCATTGAGGCGGATGCTGATGTCACTCTTGACCAGTTTGGGACGGTTCTTCAACCTCCTTTTCCTCTGTTAGAAGAGATTCTCTTTGACGTCCCAGGTTCCGCTGCTGTCTTGGATACCCCTCTGCTGCTCATTCAG GTGACCCGCCTAAAATGTGGTGGATTTATATTAGCAACCCGCCTAAATCACACCATGGCTGATGCACCAGGATTAGTTCAATTCATGAATGCCGTGGCTGAGCTTGCCCGGGGTGCTGACTTCCCGTCGGTCCCACCAGTGTGGGAACGCCACCTTTTTACAGCTCGAGATCCACCGCATATTACATGTGTGCACCGTGAGTATGATGAGATTGAAGACACCAATAAGACCATTATCCCTCTTGATGACATGGTTCACATGTCCTTTTTCTTTG GGGAAAGTGAAATTGCGGCTCTAAGACGTTTTGTCCCACCACATTTAAAACGCTCCTCAACATTTGAAGTCCTCACCGCCTGCCTTTGGCGCTGCCGCACAATTGCCCTCCAGCCGGACCCGGCAGAGATGGTTCGGATAATCTGCATAGTTAATTCCCGATCCATATTCAAGAACCCGCCCCTGCCAACCGGGTTCTACGGAAATGCTTTTGCTTTTCCAGTGGCTGTATCCACCGCTGGCCAAATATCTGGTAATCCAGTGGGGTATGCCTTGGAACTTGTGAAGAAGGCCAAGGCTGACGTCACCAAAGAGTACATGCATTCCCTTGCTGATCTCATGGTCCTTAAAGGAAGGCCCCACTTCACTGTGGTCAGGTCCTTCCTAATCTCAGATGTCACTCGGGCCGGGTTTGCCGACATTGATTTCGGGTGGGGGCTACCTGTTTATGGAGGTCCAGCGAAAGGCGGGGTCGGGGCGATACCTGGAGTTGCAAGCTTTTACATCCCATTTAGGAACAGCAAGGGGGAGAATGGCATTGTGGTGCCTGTTTGTTTGCCCAGTTATGCTGTGGAGAGGTTTGTTAAGGAGTTGAACGGGTTGTTGGCCGAAATTCCGGAACATCCGATTGCTGAATCTGGATCATCTGTTTTGATTTCTTCTTCTTTGTAA
- the LOC141611561 gene encoding benzyl alcohol O-benzoyltransferase-like isoform X2 — protein MRDPVRVIKEALGKALVWYYPFAGRLREKEGRKLVVECNGKGIMFIEADADVTLDQFGTVLQPPFPLLEEILFDVPGSAAVLDTPLLLIQVTRLKCGGFILATRLNHTMADAPGLVQFMNAVAELARGADFPSVPPVWERHLFTARDPPHITCVHREYDEIEDTNKTIIPLDDMVHMSFFFGESEIAALRRFVPPHLKRSSTFEVLTACLWRCRTIALQPDPAEMVRIICIVNSRSIFKNPPLPTGFYGNAFAFPVAVSTAGQISGNPVGYALELVKKAKADVTKEYMHSLADLMVLKGRPHFTVVRSFLISDVTRAGFADIDFGWGLPVYGGPAKGGVGAIPGVASFYIPFRNSKGENGIVVPVCLPSYAVERFVKELNGLLAEIPEHPIAESGSSVLISSSL, from the exons ATGCGAGACCCAGTCAGGGTGATAAAGGAAGCTCTAGGGAAAGCATTAGTGTGGTATTACCCGTTTGCCGGGCGACTGAGGGAGAAGGAAGGGAGGAAGTTGGTTGTGGAGTGTAACGGAAAAGGAATTATGTTCATTGAGGCGGATGCTGATGTCACTCTTGACCAGTTTGGGACGGTTCTTCAACCTCCTTTTCCTCTGTTAGAAGAGATTCTCTTTGACGTCCCAGGTTCCGCTGCTGTCTTGGATACCCCTCTGCTGCTCATTCAG GTGACCCGCCTAAAATGTGGTGGATTTATATTAGCAACCCGCCTAAATCACACCATGGCTGATGCACCAGGATTAGTTCAATTCATGAATGCCGTGGCTGAGCTTGCCCGGGGTGCTGACTTCCCGTCGGTCCCACCAGTGTGGGAACGCCACCTTTTTACAGCTCGAGATCCACCGCATATTACATGTGTGCACCGTGAGTATGATGAGATTGAAGACACCAATAAGACCATTATCCCTCTTGATGACATGGTTCACATGTCCTTTTTCTTTG GGGAAAGTGAAATTGCGGCTCTAAGACGTTTTGTCCCACCACATTTAAAACGCTCCTCAACATTTGAAGTCCTCACCGCCTGCCTTTGGCGCTGCCGCACAATTGCCCTCCAGCCGGACCCGGCAGAGATGGTTCGGATAATCTGCATAGTTAATTCCCGATCCATATTCAAGAACCCGCCCCTGCCAACCGGGTTCTACGGAAATGCTTTTGCTTTTCCAGTGGCTGTATCCACCGCTGGCCAAATATCTGGTAATCCAGTGGGGTATGCCTTGGAACTTGTGAAGAAGGCCAAGGCTGACGTCACCAAAGAGTACATGCATTCCCTTGCTGATCTCATGGTCCTTAAAGGAAGGCCCCACTTCACTGTGGTCAGGTCCTTCCTAATCTCAGATGTCACTCGGGCCGGGTTTGCCGACATTGATTTCGGGTGGGGGCTACCTGTTTATGGAGGTCCAGCGAAAGGCGGGGTCGGGGCGATACCTGGAGTTGCAAGCTTTTACATCCCATTTAGGAACAGCAAGGGGGAGAATGGCATTGTGGTGCCTGTTTGTTTGCCCAGTTATGCTGTGGAGAGGTTTGTTAAGGAGTTGAACGGGTTGTTGGCCGAAATTCCGGAACATCCGATTGCTGAATCTGGATCATCTGTTTTGATTTCTTCTTCTTTGTAA